The Glandiceps talaboti chromosome 1, keGlaTala1.1, whole genome shotgun sequence genome has a segment encoding these proteins:
- the LOC144436083 gene encoding uncharacterized protein LOC144436083, with product MSQYILFNTEKRKKAKNAFEKDFFKLMNNSVFGRTMMNVRKHRNIKLCTTEKQIKKLVSKPTFVTQKIITKGLVAVENKKERLTLNQPLYVGMSILDLSKTLMYDFHYNYIKEKYGSLAKLLFTDTDSLMYEITAVDPYKDFYRDKDLFDNSDYSTESPYYFGFNKRVIGKMKDECAGLPITEFIGLRSKMYSYITETLVGTSSTRKAKGIKKIVIKKNITHEEYKTVLFENLQIKHSMNTIRSINHRVGSYTINKTSLSCFNDKRYVLDHHNTLAYGHVDLPKDATDTEGRKDGNC from the coding sequence ATGTcgcaatacattttatttaacacggaaaaaagaaagaaagctaAAAATGCATTCgaaaaagatttcttcaaaCTAATGAACAACTCTGTATTTGGACGAACCATGATGAATGTACGTAAGCAtcgtaatataaaattatgtacgacggaaaaacaaataaaaaaattagtatCTAAACCAACGTTCGTTACGCAAAAAATTATAACTAAAGGATTGGTTGCTGTTGAAAACAAAAAGGAAAGATTAACCCTAAACCAACCTTTATATGTTGGAATGAGTATTCTTGATTTGTCTAAAACTTTAATGTATGACTTTCATTACAactatatcaaagaaaaatatggttcATTAGCAAAGTTGTTATTCACAGATACCGACtcattaatgtatgaaattacCGCTGTTGATCCCTATAAAGATTTCTATCGAGACAAAGACCTGTTCGATAATAGTGATTACTCAACTGAGAGTCCATACtattttggttttaataaaaGAGTAATcggtaaaatgaaagatgaatgcGCCGGTTTACCAATTACCGAATTTATCGGACTTCGAAGTAAAATGTATTCTTATATCACAGAAACTTTAGTTGGAACTTCGTCAACCCGGAAAGCAAAAGGTATTAAAAAGATAGttattaaaaagaatattacTCACGAAGAATATAAGACTgtcctttttgaaaatttacaaattaagcATTCCATGAACACTATTCGATCGATAAATCACCGGGTCGGTAGTTATACAATCAATAAGACTTCTTTGAGTTGCTTCAATGATAAACGCTATGTTCTCGATCATCATAACACGTTAGCATATGGTCACGTTGATTTACCGAAGGATGCGACCGATACCGAAGGGAGGAAGGATGGTAACTGTTAG